Proteins co-encoded in one Sphingopyxis sp. BE259 genomic window:
- the phhA gene encoding phenylalanine 4-monooxygenase, whose product MKNGFTHVHETAPPGAAADWTISQDWDAFTADEHAMWDKLFARQSAMLPGRASEAFLRGIDVLRLEKPGIPDYRELNARLMAATGWQVVAVPGLVPDAVFFDHLANRRFPAGNFIRTPEQLDYLEEPDVFHDVFGHVPMLADPVFADYMVAYGEGGLRSLQFDALKQLARLYWYTVEFGLIREAGGLRIYGAGIVSSYAESVFALDSDSPNRIGFDLARVMRTDYRIDDFQQNYFVIDSLDQLLDTTVNTDFAPLYAANDALPPIAIADILAGDAVVTRGTQDYALGKV is encoded by the coding sequence ATGAAAAACGGCTTTACCCATGTCCACGAAACCGCGCCGCCCGGCGCCGCAGCCGACTGGACGATTTCGCAAGATTGGGATGCTTTTACCGCCGACGAACATGCGATGTGGGACAAGCTGTTCGCGCGGCAGTCGGCAATGCTGCCGGGCCGTGCGTCGGAAGCGTTCCTGCGCGGGATCGACGTGCTGCGCCTCGAAAAGCCTGGCATTCCCGATTATCGCGAGCTCAACGCGCGGCTGATGGCGGCGACGGGGTGGCAGGTGGTCGCGGTGCCGGGGCTGGTCCCCGACGCGGTGTTTTTCGACCATCTGGCGAACCGGCGCTTTCCCGCGGGCAATTTCATCCGCACCCCCGAACAGCTCGACTATCTGGAAGAACCCGATGTTTTTCACGACGTGTTCGGTCACGTTCCGATGCTCGCCGACCCGGTGTTCGCCGATTATATGGTCGCTTATGGCGAGGGGGGCTTGCGCAGCCTGCAATTCGACGCGCTGAAACAACTGGCGCGGCTTTACTGGTATACGGTCGAATTCGGGCTGATCCGCGAGGCGGGCGGGCTGCGGATTTATGGCGCGGGGATCGTGTCCTCCTATGCCGAGAGCGTGTTCGCGCTCGATTCGGACAGCCCGAACCGCATCGGCTTCGATCTGGCGCGGGTGATGCGGACCGATTACCGGATCGACGATTTCCAGCAGAATTATTTCGTCATCGACAGTCTGGATCAGCTGCTCGACACGACGGTGAACACCGATTTCGCGCCGCTCTATGCCGCGAATGATGCGCTGCCGCCGATTGCGATTGCCGATATATTGGCGGGTGACGCGGTCGTGACGCGCGGGACGCAGGATTATGCGTTAGGCAAAGTCTAA
- a CDS encoding 50S ribosomal protein L11 methyltransferase, whose protein sequence is MSWIVSLPCTRAEAEALSGEIPELDAMAEAPVVVTREIDEDAGLWQLDAYMDARPGAALLALLQSFVPSAKGQKPIVEQLVEQDWVTLSQQGLEPVQAGRFFVHTSSYADRVPPGATPFLIDASQAFGTGGHDTTAGCLAMLDRLARKGVTPRNIADIGTGTGLLAFAAMALWPHARIIASDIDPASIFVTRDNAAINRVPLGRGSGALTLAVAPGTDHPAIRHRAPYDLVIANILAGPLITLAPDIAAATTPGGHTILAGLIARQMEPVLAAYRAQGFRCVARGGSADWPCLLLVKRRRYGWRRKERAFHRASPSDASFGSW, encoded by the coding sequence ATGAGCTGGATCGTCTCCCTTCCCTGCACCCGCGCCGAGGCCGAGGCACTTTCGGGCGAAATTCCCGAACTCGACGCGATGGCCGAGGCGCCCGTCGTGGTGACGCGCGAGATCGACGAGGATGCCGGGCTGTGGCAGCTCGACGCCTATATGGACGCCAGGCCCGGCGCGGCGCTGCTCGCGCTGCTCCAGTCCTTCGTGCCGAGCGCGAAAGGGCAAAAGCCGATTGTCGAGCAGTTGGTCGAGCAAGATTGGGTCACGCTGTCACAGCAGGGGCTCGAACCCGTTCAGGCCGGCCGCTTCTTCGTCCACACCAGCAGCTACGCCGACCGCGTCCCCCCAGGCGCCACGCCCTTCCTGATCGACGCCAGCCAGGCGTTCGGGACGGGCGGCCACGACACCACCGCGGGTTGTCTGGCGATGCTCGACCGACTGGCGCGCAAAGGCGTCACCCCGCGGAATATCGCCGACATCGGCACCGGCACCGGACTGCTCGCCTTTGCCGCGATGGCGCTCTGGCCCCATGCCCGCATCATCGCGTCTGACATCGACCCCGCCAGCATTTTTGTGACGCGTGACAACGCTGCGATCAACCGCGTCCCGCTCGGTCGCGGCAGCGGCGCGCTGACGCTCGCGGTCGCGCCGGGAACCGACCATCCGGCGATCCGGCATCGCGCGCCCTATGACCTCGTCATCGCCAACATCCTCGCCGGGCCGCTGATCACCCTCGCCCCCGACATCGCCGCCGCGACCACGCCGGGCGGTCATACGATCCTCGCCGGGCTGATCGCGCGCCAGATGGAACCGGTGCTCGCCGCCTATCGCGCGCAGGGCTTTCGCTGCGTCGCGCGCGGCGGCAGCGCCGATTGGCCGTGCCTGCTGCTGGTCAAACGCCGCCGTTACGGCTGGCGCCGCAAGGAGCGCGCCTTCCATCGCGCCAGCCCGTCGGATGCCAGTTTCGGGAGCTGGTGA
- a CDS encoding SDR family oxidoreductase, producing the protein MQTHILITGASRGIGAAIAAALTSDATRTVALSSADGDLADPATPARLWQQSLDRLDGRIDVLINNAGIFEASPIDAADIDWLASWNRTLQINLTASADLCRRAVLHWQSGKVPGRIVNIASRAAHRGDSPAHWHYAASKAGMVAMTKTIARAYANDAILAFAICPGFTMTGMADDYLASRDGDKLLADIPLGRVAMPGEVAEMARWCALDAPPSMTGAVLDVNGASYVR; encoded by the coding sequence ATGCAAACCCATATCCTGATCACCGGCGCCAGCCGCGGTATCGGCGCCGCGATCGCCGCCGCGCTGACCTCGGACGCTACCCGAACGGTCGCCCTGTCGAGCGCTGACGGCGACCTTGCCGATCCCGCTACCCCCGCCCGGCTATGGCAACAAAGTCTGGACCGGCTCGACGGCCGCATCGACGTCCTGATCAACAATGCCGGGATCTTCGAAGCCAGCCCGATCGATGCTGCCGACATCGACTGGCTCGCAAGCTGGAACCGCACGCTTCAGATCAATCTGACCGCCAGCGCCGATCTCTGCCGCCGCGCCGTCCTGCACTGGCAAAGCGGCAAAGTCCCAGGCCGCATCGTCAACATCGCCAGCCGCGCCGCGCACCGCGGTGACAGCCCGGCGCATTGGCACTATGCCGCGTCAAAGGCAGGCATGGTCGCGATGACCAAGACGATCGCGCGTGCCTATGCCAACGACGCTATCCTCGCCTTTGCGATCTGCCCCGGCTTCACGATGACCGGCATGGCCGACGATTATCTCGCCAGCCGCGACGGCGACAAGCTGCTTGCCGACATTCCGCTCGGCCGCGTCGCGATGCCGGGCGAGGTCGCCGAAATGGCGCGCTGGTGCGCGCTCGACGCCCCGCCGTCGATGACCGGCGCGGTGCTCGACGTCAACGGCGCCAGCTATGTGCGCTGA
- a CDS encoding methyl-accepting chemotaxis protein, giving the protein MVKENPIHKQQIDPILMADRFPYYDLDGQLAANAAEIHMIIAGREEAVARAYWDSFNALASVERAVEGELLESYVRGSARHTEAKYADAAGQEVATIACQNAHMARRVKLPLASVMSCIAESQRLTIDYVVAACIDDPVRLARLASAVNRLALLEFDIMQRYAEKLDRAVISSERQTLAGDFDRSIASLVQDTDGVREQLARQAASADQAAKGMIAKTSEVAAASEQSAMAMREAASTAAGLIRAIEDARSEVEASASVATRASEQAGEAVAMSETLSHHAESIESILGLIREIAGQTNLLALNATIEAARAGESGRGFAVVAQEVKSLANETARATDDIAGKITAIQQATRGSVTANQSIQQTIVEVQRSAQRIRDAMDAQAQTVTSITAAVDETALAADSMSSTIASIRNDSGMVASEISVLSQEFGKMGGRLQQLEQAASEFSRRVA; this is encoded by the coding sequence ATGGTGAAGGAAAATCCGATTCATAAGCAGCAAATCGACCCGATTCTGATGGCCGACCGCTTTCCCTATTATGACCTCGACGGCCAGCTTGCTGCCAACGCGGCCGAGATCCACATGATCATCGCCGGCCGGGAAGAGGCCGTCGCACGCGCCTATTGGGATTCCTTCAACGCGCTTGCCAGCGTCGAGCGTGCCGTTGAGGGCGAATTGCTCGAATCCTATGTGCGCGGCAGCGCGCGCCACACCGAAGCCAAATATGCCGATGCCGCCGGACAGGAGGTCGCGACGATCGCTTGTCAAAACGCGCATATGGCGCGGCGCGTCAAACTGCCGCTCGCGTCGGTGATGTCGTGCATTGCCGAAAGCCAGCGGCTGACCATCGACTATGTGGTGGCTGCGTGCATCGACGATCCGGTGCGGCTCGCGCGGCTGGCCAGCGCGGTCAACCGGTTGGCGTTGCTCGAATTCGACATCATGCAACGCTATGCCGAAAAGCTCGACCGCGCCGTGATTTCCAGCGAACGCCAGACGCTCGCGGGCGATTTCGACCGCTCGATCGCCTCGCTGGTGCAGGACACCGACGGGGTGCGCGAACAGCTCGCGCGACAGGCCGCCTCGGCCGATCAGGCGGCGAAGGGCATGATCGCCAAGACCAGCGAAGTCGCCGCCGCGTCCGAGCAATCGGCGATGGCGATGCGCGAAGCCGCCTCGACCGCCGCCGGGCTGATCCGCGCGATCGAGGATGCGCGCAGCGAGGTTGAAGCCTCGGCCAGCGTCGCCACCCGCGCCTCCGAACAGGCCGGCGAAGCCGTCGCGATGTCCGAAACGCTCTCGCATCACGCCGAATCGATCGAATCCATCCTGGGCCTGATCCGCGAGATCGCGGGCCAGACCAACCTGCTCGCGCTCAACGCGACGATCGAAGCGGCGCGGGCGGGCGAGTCGGGCCGCGGCTTCGCCGTCGTCGCGCAGGAAGTCAAAAGCCTCGCCAACGAAACCGCGCGCGCGACTGACGACATCGCGGGCAAGATCACTGCGATCCAGCAGGCAACGCGCGGGTCGGTGACCGCCAACCAGTCGATCCAGCAGACGATCGTCGAAGTGCAACGCTCGGCGCAGCGCATCCGCGACGCGATGGACGCGCAGGCGCAAACGGTCACCTCGATCACCGCCGCGGTCGACGAAACCGCGCTCGCCGCCGACAGCATGTCGTCGACGATCGCCAGCATCCGCAACGATTCGGGCATGGTCGCCAGCGAAATCAGCGTGCTGAGCCAGGAATTCGGCAAGATGGGCGGCCGGTTGCAACAGCTGGAACAGGCCGCGAGCGAGTTCAGCCGCCGGGTGGCATAA
- a CDS encoding Lrp/AsnC family transcriptional regulator has translation MIDRIDRKLLDMLQRGGPRPAAELGEAVGLSASACHRRIRALETAGIITGYAARLAPERIGLGLDVFVDISLTSQSEEALTAFESAVKSFDEILECQLLSGASDYRLRVAARNVADFDRLHRHCLSRLPGVAAMHSAFALRTIKAFEGYPLPIAAALDERG, from the coding sequence ATGATTGACCGAATCGACCGCAAGCTCCTCGACATGCTGCAACGGGGTGGCCCGCGCCCCGCCGCCGAACTGGGCGAGGCGGTCGGATTGTCGGCGTCCGCGTGCCACCGCCGCATCCGCGCCTTGGAAACTGCGGGGATCATCACCGGCTATGCGGCACGGCTCGCGCCCGAACGCATCGGGCTGGGGCTCGACGTGTTTGTCGACATCAGCCTGACGTCGCAAAGCGAAGAGGCGCTGACCGCCTTCGAAAGCGCGGTCAAAAGTTTCGACGAAATCCTCGAATGTCAGCTGCTCTCGGGCGCCTCCGATTACCGGCTGCGCGTCGCGGCGCGCAATGTCGCCGATTTCGACCGGCTGCACCGCCATTGCCTGTCGCGCCTGCCCGGAGTCGCGGCGATGCACAGCGCCTTTGCCTTGCGGACGATCAAGGCGTTCGAGGGCTATCCGCTCCCCATCGCCGCAGCGCTCGACGAGCGCGGTTAG
- the ald gene encoding alanine dehydrogenase, translating to MIIGTPKEIKNHEYRVGLTPESARELTVHGHRVLVQTGAGAGIGAHDRFYVEAGAEIVQTAEEIFATCDMVVKVKEPQPGERAMLREGQILYTYLHLAPDPDQTRDLMKSGAVCIAYETVTSPHGGLPLLKPMSQVAGRMSIQAGATALEKAHGGRGVLLGGVPGVAPGKVCVIGGGVVGFNAAQMAAGLGADVTILDRDPEVLERVGTFFEARAKTRFSNRANLAECVAEADLVIGAVLIPGAEAPKLVTRDMLATMQAGSVLVDVAIDQGGCFETSHATTHAEPTYVVDGIVHYAVANMPGGVARTSTYALNNVTLPHALRIADLGWKAALKRDVHLAQGLNVWNGKVTFEAVAEAIGTDYVSVEQALA from the coding sequence ATGATCATCGGCACCCCCAAGGAAATCAAGAACCACGAATATCGCGTCGGCCTGACCCCCGAGAGCGCCCGCGAACTGACGGTTCATGGCCACCGGGTGCTGGTCCAGACCGGCGCGGGTGCCGGCATCGGCGCGCACGACCGGTTCTATGTCGAGGCGGGCGCCGAGATCGTCCAGACCGCCGAAGAGATTTTCGCGACCTGCGACATGGTGGTGAAGGTCAAGGAACCGCAGCCCGGCGAGCGCGCGATGCTGCGCGAGGGGCAGATCCTCTATACCTATCTCCACCTCGCGCCAGATCCCGACCAGACGCGCGACCTGATGAAATCGGGCGCGGTGTGTATCGCTTACGAGACCGTCACCAGCCCGCACGGCGGTCTGCCGCTGCTGAAACCGATGAGCCAGGTCGCGGGGCGGATGTCGATCCAGGCGGGGGCAACGGCGCTGGAAAAGGCACATGGCGGCCGCGGCGTGCTGCTCGGCGGCGTCCCCGGCGTCGCGCCGGGCAAGGTGTGCGTGATCGGCGGCGGCGTCGTCGGCTTCAACGCGGCGCAGATGGCAGCGGGCCTCGGCGCCGACGTCACCATCCTCGACCGCGATCCCGAAGTGCTCGAACGCGTCGGCACCTTTTTCGAGGCGCGCGCCAAGACGCGCTTTTCGAATCGCGCCAATCTGGCCGAATGCGTCGCCGAGGCCGATCTGGTGATCGGCGCGGTGCTGATCCCCGGTGCGGAGGCGCCCAAGCTGGTCACCCGCGACATGTTGGCGACGATGCAGGCGGGGTCGGTGCTGGTCGACGTCGCGATCGACCAGGGCGGCTGCTTCGAAACCAGCCATGCGACGACCCATGCCGAGCCGACCTATGTGGTCGACGGCATCGTCCATTATGCGGTCGCCAACATGCCGGGCGGGGTCGCGCGCACCAGCACCTATGCGCTCAACAACGTCACTCTGCCGCACGCGCTGCGCATCGCCGACCTGGGGTGGAAAGCGGCGTTGAAGCGCGACGTGCATCTTGCGCAGGGTTTGAACGTATGGAATGGCAAGGTGACGTTCGAAGCCGTAGCCGAAGCGATCGGAACCGATTATGTGTCTGTCGAGCAGGCACTCGCCTGA
- the rimP gene encoding ribosome maturation protein RimP, with protein MADLDVLNAIIAPEAEAMGLALVRVAFFGGESDPTLQVMAERPETRQLTIDDCADLSRRISAQLDALEEAGKDPIAQAYRLEVSSPGIDRPLTRPADFADWAGHEAKIALKEKRDGRQRFSGELVGIDGDVVTISDKEGVEHKLPFDAIDTAKLVLTNKLIAATVPLSAEGADEMEEEGQD; from the coding sequence TTGGCTGACCTTGACGTCCTGAATGCGATCATCGCGCCCGAAGCCGAGGCGATGGGCCTGGCGCTCGTGCGCGTCGCGTTTTTTGGTGGCGAGAGCGATCCGACGTTGCAGGTGATGGCCGAGCGGCCCGAGACGCGCCAGTTGACGATCGACGATTGCGCCGACCTGTCGCGCCGCATCTCGGCCCAGCTCGACGCGCTGGAGGAAGCAGGCAAGGACCCGATTGCGCAGGCATATCGGCTGGAAGTGTCGTCGCCGGGCATCGACCGGCCGCTGACCCGTCCCGCCGACTTTGCCGACTGGGCCGGGCATGAGGCGAAGATTGCGCTGAAGGAAAAGCGCGACGGGCGTCAGCGCTTCAGCGGCGAGCTGGTCGGCATCGACGGCGATGTCGTTACGATTTCGGATAAGGAGGGTGTGGAGCACAAGCTGCCGTTCGATGCGATCGACACGGCCAAACTGGTCCTCACCAACAAATTGATTGCCGCAACCGTCCCGCTTTCAGCCGAAGGCGCCGACGAAATGGAAGAAGAAGGACAGGACTGA
- the nusA gene encoding transcription termination factor NusA — translation MATAISANRAELLAIANSVASEKMIDKTIVIEAIEEAIQRAARARYGAENDIRAKLDVQTGDLRLWRVVEVVETVEDYFKQVDLAAAQKLQKDAQLGDFIVDPLPAVDLGRIDAQSAKQVIFQKVREADRARQFEEFKDRAGELITGVVKSVEFGHIVVNLGRAEGVIRRDQQIPRELMRVGDRVRALILSVRSETRGPQIFLSRAHPDFMKKLFAQEVPEIYDGIIEIKAAARDPGSRAKIGVISYDGSIDPVGACVGMKGSRVQAVVQEMQGEKIDIIPWSEDTATFVVNALQPATVQRVVIDEDDSRIEVVVPDDQLSLAIGRRGQNVRLASQLTGSQIDIMTEADASEKRQREFVERSTMFQEELDVDETLAQLLVAEGFTELEEVAYVGIEELAGIEGFDEELAQELQSRALEGLERREEASRAERRELGVEDDLAAIPHLTEAMLVVLGKAGIKTLDDLADLATDELIAKKRTDNRRGPPRSERAEDKGGVLGEYGLSEEQGNEIIMAARAHWFDDEESSEPADAAPQAGPAAEPLNGEAADADPAQ, via the coding sequence ATGGCCACTGCCATTTCCGCCAACCGCGCCGAACTGCTGGCGATTGCCAACAGCGTCGCCAGCGAGAAGATGATCGACAAGACGATCGTCATCGAAGCGATCGAAGAAGCGATCCAGCGCGCCGCCCGCGCCCGTTACGGCGCCGAGAATGACATTCGTGCCAAGCTGGATGTCCAGACCGGCGACCTGCGCCTGTGGCGCGTCGTCGAGGTCGTCGAGACGGTCGAGGATTATTTCAAGCAGGTCGATCTGGCGGCTGCCCAGAAATTGCAGAAGGACGCCCAGCTGGGCGACTTCATCGTCGATCCGCTGCCTGCGGTCGATCTGGGCCGCATCGATGCGCAGTCGGCGAAGCAGGTGATTTTCCAGAAGGTCCGCGAAGCCGACCGGGCGCGCCAGTTTGAAGAGTTCAAGGATCGCGCGGGCGAGCTGATCACCGGCGTTGTGAAGTCGGTCGAATTCGGCCACATCGTCGTCAACCTGGGCCGCGCCGAGGGTGTCATTCGCCGCGACCAGCAGATCCCGCGCGAACTGATGCGCGTCGGCGACCGCGTCCGCGCGCTGATCCTGTCGGTGCGCAGCGAAACGCGCGGGCCGCAGATTTTCCTGTCGCGCGCGCACCCCGATTTCATGAAAAAGCTGTTCGCGCAGGAAGTGCCCGAAATTTACGACGGGATCATCGAGATCAAGGCCGCTGCCCGCGACCCGGGTTCGCGCGCCAAGATCGGCGTCATCAGCTATGACGGCAGCATCGACCCGGTCGGCGCCTGCGTCGGCATGAAGGGCAGCCGCGTCCAGGCGGTCGTCCAGGAAATGCAGGGCGAAAAGATCGACATCATTCCCTGGTCCGAAGATACCGCGACGTTCGTCGTCAACGCGCTCCAGCCCGCCACGGTCCAGCGCGTCGTGATCGACGAGGACGACAGCCGCATCGAAGTCGTCGTTCCCGACGACCAGCTGTCGCTTGCAATCGGTCGCCGCGGCCAGAATGTCCGTCTCGCCAGCCAGCTGACCGGCAGCCAGATCGATATCATGACCGAGGCCGACGCGAGCGAGAAGCGCCAGCGCGAATTCGTCGAGCGTTCGACGATGTTCCAGGAAGAACTGGATGTCGATGAAACCCTCGCCCAGCTGCTCGTCGCCGAAGGCTTCACCGAGCTGGAAGAAGTCGCTTATGTCGGCATCGAGGAGCTCGCCGGCATTGAAGGGTTCGACGAGGAACTGGCGCAGGAACTGCAAAGCCGCGCGCTCGAAGGACTGGAGCGCCGCGAAGAGGCATCGCGCGCCGAACGCCGCGAACTGGGGGTCGAGGACGATCTGGCCGCGATTCCGCACCTGACCGAAGCGATGCTGGTCGTGCTGGGCAAGGCGGGCATCAAGACGCTGGATGATCTTGCCGACCTGGCGACGGACGAGCTGATCGCCAAGAAGCGCACTGATAACCGCCGCGGTCCGCCGCGCAGCGAACGCGCCGAAGACAAAGGCGGCGTGTTGGGCGAATACGGCCTGAGCGAAGAACAGGGCAACGAGATCATCATGGCGGCGCGCGCACACTGGTTCGACGACGAAGAGTCGAGCGAACCGGCGGACGCTGCACCGCAAGCCGGGCCCGCGGCGGAGCCGCTAAACGGGGAGGCCGCCGATGCGGACCCCGCACAATGA
- a CDS encoding DUF448 domain-containing protein, whose translation MRTPHNDQLSEPDRAGRRGQHVPERRCVITGEVSPAERLVRLALGPDGGIAPDVHGKAPGRGAWIGVDRATLEAAQAKGKLKGGLARALQDGNFTIPDDLGARIEAQLARATLDRLGLESRSGTLLSGNEKIETAARKGQVCLLLHANDAGADGRGKLAQAWRVGEDAEGSGREGLVLPVDRGTLSMALGRENAVHLALTDARAAARVLAHLSRWQFFTGWSRDAANRDSDPHAAPLAGEDKIGAAPTGSAASDAF comes from the coding sequence ATGCGGACCCCGCACAATGATCAGCTGAGCGAACCAGACCGCGCTGGTCGGCGCGGCCAGCATGTGCCTGAACGGCGCTGCGTCATCACCGGCGAGGTTTCGCCGGCCGAAAGGCTTGTGCGCCTGGCGCTCGGCCCCGACGGCGGCATCGCCCCCGACGTGCATGGCAAGGCGCCGGGCCGCGGTGCGTGGATCGGCGTCGATCGCGCCACGCTTGAAGCGGCGCAGGCAAAGGGCAAGCTGAAGGGCGGCCTGGCGCGCGCGTTACAGGACGGCAATTTTACCATCCCTGACGATCTGGGCGCGCGGATCGAGGCGCAGTTGGCGCGTGCGACGCTCGACCGGCTGGGACTGGAATCGCGATCAGGCACCTTGCTGAGCGGCAACGAGAAAATCGAGACGGCGGCGCGTAAGGGCCAGGTTTGCCTGCTGCTCCACGCCAATGACGCGGGCGCGGATGGGCGAGGAAAACTGGCGCAGGCCTGGCGGGTCGGCGAGGATGCCGAAGGATCGGGTCGTGAGGGACTGGTCTTGCCGGTGGACCGCGGCACCCTATCTATGGCATTGGGCCGCGAAAATGCGGTGCATCTGGCGTTGACCGACGCCCGCGCCGCAGCGCGGGTGCTGGCGCATTTGAGCCGCTGGCAGTTTTTCACAGGATGGAGTAGGGACGCGGCCAACCGCGATTCCGACCCGCATGCCGCGCCGCTTGCTGGCGAGGACAAAATTGGGGCGGCGCCGACAGGCTCCGCCGCTTCGGACGCGTTTTGA